The Streptococcus sp. S5 genome contains a region encoding:
- a CDS encoding sugar transferase codes for MGEERIELEKLNIVLFQSLAVLFSAYIVSLFKDAEYTSQTIAILYLLHFVSFYISNIAYRFYSRGYLDELFQVLKYNVFFAVGITFTSFMLDGVFSISRRGMIYFFLLNTFSVYVMDLLLKRYRKSVSPRRKSSRKIFLITATSRMEKVFDILHSPSLYHGELIGVTVMDDTDFAHSGVRVVQPEQMMNFVTKEVVDEVFINLPSEDYNISDFVSEFESMGIDVTVNLNAFNFASLGNKRVREVGGLSVVTFSTNFYKPSHVFAKRLLDIAGALFGLLICGLVSIVLVPLIRKDGGPAFFVQKRVGKNGRYFNFYKFRSMRVDAEEIKKDLMAQNTMTGGMFKMENDPRVTPIGRFIRKTSLDELPQFYNVLIGDMSLVGTRPPTVDEYQDYTPAQKRRLSFKPGITGLWQVSGRSEITDFDEVVKLDVAYMDGWTIWRDIQILLKTVKVVLRKEGAK; via the coding sequence AAACTAAATATTGTTCTCTTTCAAAGTTTAGCTGTCCTATTTTCGGCTTACATTGTGAGTCTTTTCAAGGATGCAGAATACACGTCACAGACGATCGCCATTCTCTATCTCTTACATTTTGTATCCTTTTACATTAGCAATATTGCCTATCGTTTTTATAGCAGGGGTTACCTGGATGAGCTCTTTCAGGTCTTGAAATACAATGTGTTTTTCGCTGTTGGGATCACCTTTACCTCTTTTATGCTCGATGGGGTCTTTTCCATCTCTCGTAGGGGGATGATCTACTTCTTTCTTTTGAATACGTTTTCTGTCTATGTCATGGATCTCTTGCTCAAGAGATACCGGAAGTCTGTTTCACCACGGCGGAAAAGTTCGCGAAAGATTTTCCTGATTACAGCGACTAGTCGGATGGAAAAAGTATTTGATATTCTGCATTCGCCCAGCCTTTATCATGGAGAACTAATCGGTGTCACTGTCATGGACGATACTGATTTTGCTCATTCAGGTGTACGGGTGGTGCAGCCAGAGCAAATGATGAATTTTGTGACCAAGGAAGTGGTGGATGAAGTGTTTATCAATCTGCCAAGTGAGGACTACAATATTAGTGACTTCGTCTCGGAGTTTGAGAGTATGGGGATCGATGTAACTGTCAATCTCAATGCCTTTAACTTCGCTTCCTTAGGTAATAAACGGGTTCGAGAAGTCGGAGGACTAAGTGTCGTTACTTTCTCAACCAACTTCTACAAGCCGAGTCATGTGTTTGCTAAGCGTCTCTTGGACATTGCAGGAGCCCTCTTTGGTCTCTTGATTTGTGGCCTAGTGAGTATCGTCTTAGTCCCTCTGATTCGTAAGGATGGCGGACCTGCCTTCTTTGTACAAAAACGGGTTGGAAAGAACGGACGGTATTTCAACTTCTATAAATTCCGCTCCATGCGTGTGGATGCCGAAGAGATTAAGAAAGATCTCATGGCACAAAATACCATGACAGGTGGCATGTTCAAGATGGAAAATGATCCGCGGGTGACCCCAATCGGTCGCTTTATCCGGAAGACCAGTCTGGATGAATTGCCACAATTTTACAATGTTCTGATCGGTGATATGAGTCTGGTCGGGACTCGTCCTCCAACGGTTGACGAATACCAAGACTATACGCCAGCTCAAAAACGCCGCCTCAGCTTCAAACCTGGTATTACAGGACTTTGGCAAGTGAGCGGACGCAGTGAGATTACAGACTTTGATGAAGTAGTCAAACTGGATGTTGCGTACATGGATGGTTGGACGATCTGGAGAGACATTCAGATCTTGCTCAAGACCGTGAAGGTTGTACTTAGAAAAGAAGGAGCGAAGTAG
- the cps2T gene encoding beta 1-4 rhamnosyltransferase Cps2T → MTQSIYIVGSKGIPAKYGGFETFVEKLTEFQQDKNIQYYVACMRENSAKSGITADTFEHNGAICYNIDVPNIGPARAIAYDIAALNKAIEIAKENKDQAPIFYVLACRIGPFISGIKKKIKAIGGTLMVNPDGHEWLRAKWSLPVRKYWKFSEQLMVKHADLLICDSKNIEAYIQKDYAKYQPQTIYIAYGTDTSKSILSKEDEKVGTWFADKQVSEGNYYLVVGRFVPENNYEAMIRGFMQSNSQKDFVLITNVEQNKFYEQLRKDTGFDQDPRVKFVGTVYDQELLKYIRENAFAYFHGHEVGGTNPSLLEALESTKLNLLLDVGFNREVGEDGALYWKKDQLAQVIDQAEQLDVQAIEDLNQKSSKRISEAFTWEKIVTDYEKVFKG, encoded by the coding sequence ATGACACAATCAATTTATATCGTTGGTTCCAAAGGTATTCCGGCAAAATATGGTGGTTTTGAGACCTTTGTTGAGAAGTTAACCGAATTCCAACAAGACAAAAATATCCAGTATTATGTAGCTTGTATGCGGGAGAATTCAGCCAAATCAGGAATTACTGCAGATACTTTCGAGCATAATGGAGCAATCTGTTACAACATTGATGTCCCCAATATCGGTCCTGCGCGTGCCATTGCTTATGATATTGCGGCACTTAATAAGGCGATTGAGATCGCAAAGGAAAACAAGGACCAGGCACCGATCTTCTATGTCTTGGCTTGCCGGATTGGTCCCTTTATTTCAGGTATTAAAAAGAAAATCAAGGCTATCGGAGGAACTCTGATGGTTAATCCAGATGGTCATGAGTGGCTTCGTGCCAAGTGGAGCCTTCCAGTTCGCAAGTATTGGAAGTTTTCTGAGCAACTCATGGTGAAACATGCTGATCTGTTAATCTGTGATAGCAAGAATATCGAAGCTTATATTCAGAAGGACTATGCTAAGTATCAGCCACAGACGATCTATATTGCTTATGGAACCGATACAAGCAAGTCTATCCTGAGTAAAGAAGACGAGAAAGTAGGGACTTGGTTTGCAGACAAGCAAGTCTCAGAAGGAAACTACTATCTTGTCGTGGGACGTTTTGTACCTGAAAACAACTATGAGGCCATGATTCGTGGATTTATGCAGTCAAACTCCCAAAAAGATTTTGTTCTGATTACCAATGTGGAACAAAACAAGTTCTATGAACAGTTGCGTAAAGATACTGGATTTGATCAGGATCCTCGAGTGAAGTTTGTGGGGACTGTCTATGATCAAGAATTGCTCAAATACATCCGTGAGAATGCTTTTGCTTATTTCCATGGTCATGAGGTAGGTGGAACCAATCCATCCCTTCTTGAGGCACTCGAGTCTACTAAACTCAACCTCTTGTTGGATGTTGGCTTTAACCGTGAAGTCGGTGAAGATGGGGCGCTCTATTGGAAGAAAGATCAATTGGCACAGGTCATTGATCAGGCTGAGCAATTGGATGTACAAGCAATCGAAGACCTCAATCAAAAATCAAGTAAACGTATCTCTGAAGCCTTTACTTGGGAGAAGATTGTCACAGACTACGAGAAAGTATTTAAAGGATAG
- a CDS encoding glycosyltransferase family 4 protein has product MQKILYLHAGAEMYGADKVLLELIKGLDQDAFEAHVILPNDGVLVSALEEVGAKVKVIDYPILRRKYFNPKGILEYFGSYNRYSKQIANYAKENGITLVHNNTTAVLEGIYLKRKLKLPLIWHVHEIIVKPKAISDFINFLMGRYADKIVTVSNAVANHVKQSRYVKDDQIQVIYNGVDNAVYHEIDASSVRDQFGIAQDALVIGMVGRVNAWKGQGDFLEAVTPILQVNSKAVAFLAGSAFEGEEWRVDELEKAISDSPAASQIKRIDYYSKTTELYNMFDIFVLPSTNPDPLPTVVLEAMACGKPVVGYRHGGVCEMVKEGENGLLATPNQPVELSQAIQELANNTEKRAQFGEASVQRQKEFFSLQSYIRNFSELYKK; this is encoded by the coding sequence ATGCAGAAAATTTTATATCTTCACGCTGGTGCCGAAATGTATGGTGCTGACAAGGTGTTGTTGGAGCTTATTAAAGGATTGGATCAAGATGCTTTTGAAGCACATGTCATCTTACCCAATGATGGTGTCTTAGTCAGTGCATTGGAAGAGGTTGGTGCTAAAGTTAAAGTCATTGATTACCCAATCTTGCGCCGTAAATATTTTAATCCTAAGGGAATTCTTGAGTATTTTGGCTCCTATAATCGTTATTCAAAGCAAATTGCTAACTATGCTAAAGAAAATGGGATTACCCTTGTTCACAACAACACCACAGCGGTTCTTGAAGGAATTTACCTCAAGCGGAAGTTAAAACTTCCTTTGATTTGGCATGTGCACGAAATTATCGTCAAACCAAAAGCCATTTCAGATTTCATCAACTTTTTGATGGGGCGCTATGCGGATAAGATTGTGACAGTTTCAAATGCCGTTGCTAATCATGTCAAACAGTCTCGCTATGTCAAAGATGACCAGATTCAAGTTATTTATAATGGTGTTGACAATGCCGTCTATCATGAAATCGATGCTAGCTCTGTCCGTGACCAATTTGGGATCGCACAGGATGCCTTGGTTATCGGTATGGTTGGTCGAGTGAATGCCTGGAAAGGGCAAGGGGACTTCCTAGAAGCTGTGACGCCAATCTTACAGGTCAATTCAAAAGCAGTAGCCTTTTTAGCAGGTAGTGCATTTGAGGGAGAAGAGTGGCGTGTCGATGAGCTGGAAAAAGCTATTTCAGACTCACCAGCAGCTAGCCAAATCAAGCGAATTGACTATTATAGCAAGACGACAGAACTCTATAATATGTTTGATATTTTTGTCTTACCAAGTACCAATCCAGATCCATTACCAACAGTCGTCCTAGAAGCCATGGCTTGTGGCAAACCTGTAGTGGGTTACCGCCATGGCGGTGTCTGTGAAATGGTGAAGGAAGGTGAAAATGGCCTTCTCGCCACTCCAAATCAACCTGTAGAATTGTCACAGGCTATTCAAGAATTGGCTAACAATACCGAGAAGAGAGCGCAATTTGGTGAGGCCTCTGTCCAACGTCAAAAAGAATTCTTCTCATTACAAAGTTATATTCGGAATTTTTCGGAGTTGTATAAGAAGTAA
- a CDS encoding Stealth CR1 domain-containing protein → MNFPIDFVVTWVDGSDPDWRAKKSKYDSTFTTSENNMNSDKAYREWGTFKYWFRGVEKFAPWVNKVYLVTDNQIPDWLDVDHSKLDVIDHKEIINNDYLPVFSSNAIECNIHKIPNLSEHFVCFNDDMYLTAPVSPSDFFSEEGLPKYNTALSPIIPERFGTGNFQINNMEIITSYFSKVEILKNGKFFSPKQGLKQVIKSLLYKNSKFICGFWESHLPYPLLKSTFDLLWEKEKEILEKTSASRFRNPADTNIWLFKYWQIASGQYAIGDSKIGGLFSLDDANSDFWKFLVSKNYKIMCINDGFNIQDEDKVMKEFIATFDEFLPEKSTFEL, encoded by the coding sequence ATGAATTTTCCGATAGATTTTGTTGTAACCTGGGTTGATGGAAGTGATCCTGATTGGAGAGCTAAAAAGAGCAAATATGACTCTACTTTTACAACATCTGAAAATAATATGAACTCCGATAAAGCGTACCGTGAATGGGGGACGTTTAAGTATTGGTTTAGAGGTGTTGAGAAGTTTGCACCATGGGTGAATAAGGTTTATTTAGTAACTGATAATCAGATACCAGATTGGTTAGATGTAGATCATAGTAAATTAGACGTTATTGATCATAAAGAAATTATCAACAATGACTATCTACCAGTGTTTTCATCTAATGCCATTGAATGTAACATTCATAAAATACCAAATTTATCTGAACATTTTGTTTGTTTTAACGACGATATGTATTTAACGGCACCAGTTTCACCAAGTGATTTTTTCTCTGAGGAAGGGCTACCTAAGTATAATACTGCCTTATCTCCTATTATTCCTGAACGATTTGGTACAGGAAACTTTCAAATTAATAATATGGAGATAATAACAAGTTATTTCAGCAAAGTAGAAATCTTGAAAAATGGGAAGTTCTTTTCTCCAAAACAGGGCTTAAAGCAAGTAATAAAATCTTTACTTTATAAAAATAGTAAATTTATTTGTGGCTTTTGGGAAAGTCATCTTCCATATCCTCTTTTAAAATCAACATTTGATCTTTTATGGGAGAAAGAGAAGGAAATCCTAGAAAAAACATCAGCTAGTCGTTTTAGGAATCCAGCAGATACAAATATTTGGCTTTTTAAATATTGGCAAATTGCTAGTGGACAATATGCTATTGGTGATTCAAAAATTGGTGGACTATTTTCTTTGGATGATGCAAATTCAGATTTCTGGAAGTTTTTAGTTTCGAAGAATTATAAAATTATGTGTATTAATGATGGCTTTAATATTCAGGATGAAGATAAAGTAATGAAAGAATTCATTGCTACATTTGATGAGTTTCTACCTGAAAAGAGTACTTTTGAATTATAA
- a CDS encoding DUF1919 domain-containing protein: MERKSLKDRIKPIVYPIINFIPRRRLKNKNFTIICDNCWAGKVYQELGLPYQTPFVGMFVFSPDYIKMLKNLKHYLSGNIPLKFVKESKYIKDFDNSYPLALLDDIELHFLHYADEEEATQKWNRRLKRMHWDNLYFKFNDNDACTYELMKEFEELPYKSKVIFSSKNYSDLPSLVHFKSAEKQGHVGIDLKTYHRYFNAVTWLNKGGEDLT, translated from the coding sequence ATGGAAAGAAAATCACTAAAAGATAGAATAAAACCTATCGTTTATCCAATTATTAATTTTATTCCTAGACGAAGACTTAAGAATAAAAATTTCACTATCATTTGTGATAATTGTTGGGCTGGGAAAGTTTATCAGGAGTTGGGCTTGCCTTATCAAACACCATTTGTAGGGATGTTTGTCTTTTCGCCTGATTATATCAAGATGCTCAAGAATTTAAAACACTATTTGAGTGGAAACATCCCCTTGAAATTTGTTAAGGAATCGAAATATATCAAAGACTTTGATAATTCCTATCCACTTGCACTTCTTGATGATATTGAACTTCATTTTTTGCATTATGCAGATGAAGAAGAAGCTACTCAAAAATGGAATCGCCGTTTGAAGAGAATGCATTGGGATAATTTGTATTTCAAGTTCAATGATAATGATGCCTGCACTTATGAGTTGATGAAAGAGTTTGAAGAGCTTCCATACAAGAGTAAGGTGATTTTCTCTTCAAAGAATTATAGTGACCTACCTTCATTGGTCCACTTTAAATCAGCTGAAAAGCAAGGACATGTTGGAATCGATTTAAAAACTTACCACCGCTATTTCAATGCTGTAACTTGGTTGAATAAGGGTGGAGAAGACTTAACATAA
- a CDS encoding glycosyltransferase, producing MKPLLTVVIPVYNVEKYLKRCIDSILVQEWKNYDILLVDDGSTDNSPKICDDYAKTYDFISVIHKENGGLSVARNTGISNAEGDYLYFPDSDDWIEPNTFSDLAEVIESDQYDIISFNREFVRSEDDIIKSDSKQSKRLTGKEALLEMFSYGFITGFANDKIYKKSLFTRDNIQFPIGKYYEDLGTNYKLFLLAEKVYATNQKYYHYLIDNPDAITKSWNEQKLENMISFFKEIYYSDDVRSKLDSSELAIAKMFFVDGMTHSLASLYKSNLYKSYPELTKDVKNELKKNKLTFTELSKLNHRTKYILYKLGLLQGAFRVQHLLKK from the coding sequence ATGAAACCACTTTTAACTGTCGTCATTCCAGTTTATAATGTCGAAAAATATTTAAAACGTTGTATTGATAGTATCCTTGTTCAAGAGTGGAAGAACTATGATATCTTACTTGTAGATGATGGAAGTACCGATAATTCTCCTAAAATTTGTGATGACTATGCTAAAACGTATGACTTTATCTCAGTTATTCATAAGGAGAATGGTGGGCTCTCTGTGGCTCGTAACACAGGTATTTCTAATGCTGAGGGAGATTATCTTTATTTCCCAGATTCAGATGATTGGATTGAACCGAATACCTTTAGTGATTTAGCTGAAGTTATTGAATCAGATCAGTATGATATTATTTCCTTCAATCGTGAATTTGTAAGGAGTGAAGATGATATTATAAAATCCGATTCCAAACAGTCTAAACGATTAACTGGAAAAGAAGCTCTTCTAGAAATGTTTTCTTATGGCTTTATAACTGGTTTTGCCAATGATAAGATATATAAAAAATCATTATTCACGAGGGATAATATTCAGTTTCCAATTGGTAAGTATTATGAAGATCTTGGGACTAACTATAAGCTATTTCTTTTAGCTGAAAAGGTCTATGCGACAAATCAAAAATACTATCACTATCTAATTGATAATCCTGATGCAATTACCAAATCTTGGAATGAGCAAAAATTAGAAAATATGATTAGCTTTTTTAAAGAGATATATTATTCGGATGATGTTCGTTCGAAACTTGATTCTAGTGAATTAGCAATTGCTAAGATGTTTTTTGTCGATGGTATGACGCATAGTTTAGCTAGTCTATATAAATCAAATTTGTATAAGTCGTATCCTGAATTAACGAAAGACGTAAAGAACGAGTTAAAGAAAAATAAACTCACGTTTACGGAGTTGTCTAAGTTGAATCATCGAACAAAATATATTTTGTATAAGTTGGGTTTATTGCAAGGTGCATTCAGAGTACAACATTTATTGAAAAAGTAG
- a CDS encoding glycosyltransferase family 2 protein: MKYSVIIPVYNVEKYIDRCLKSIISQNYDDLEIIVIDNGSTDSSGIICDTYASEYSNISVYHIENHGVGSARNFGLSKARGEFIYFVDSDDYLVGNLFADFADKLVSDLDLVVFCYYNSFEEDLTEKSRTEKSLPFKGNYDKDGFIKIFKELFLSDMLYTVWNKIYRREFLLENNLSFEQYELGEDVRFNLNVYRNVNRIFLSQDSYYVYVIGRKGSAMSSYNPKRIQYQLQELKMVDSLLSDWYLDSFDLDQTIKARILMSNIYNISKQNTQFSSKVEYVKDICENKDIKSFIHTEENDLKPFINYLLKQKRYSTVLFLKMVQALVKRS, from the coding sequence TTGAAATACTCTGTTATTATTCCTGTTTATAACGTTGAGAAATACATTGACCGTTGTTTGAAAAGTATTATTTCTCAAAATTATGATGACTTGGAAATTATAGTGATAGACAATGGATCTACTGATAGTAGTGGCATTATTTGCGATACTTACGCTAGCGAGTACTCAAATATCTCGGTCTATCATATTGAAAACCATGGTGTTGGTTCGGCACGAAATTTTGGCTTGTCCAAAGCCAGGGGAGAGTTTATCTACTTCGTTGATAGTGATGATTATCTTGTTGGTAATCTCTTTGCTGATTTTGCTGATAAGCTAGTGTCAGATTTAGATTTGGTTGTTTTTTGTTATTACAATTCTTTTGAGGAAGATTTAACTGAGAAGAGCCGTACTGAAAAGTCACTTCCATTTAAAGGAAATTACGACAAGGATGGTTTTATCAAGATATTTAAAGAACTATTCTTATCGGATATGCTTTACACAGTTTGGAATAAGATATATCGCAGAGAATTTCTTCTCGAAAATAACCTTTCTTTTGAGCAGTATGAGTTAGGTGAAGATGTCCGCTTCAATCTTAATGTTTATCGTAATGTAAACAGGATTTTTCTTTCTCAAGATTCCTACTATGTTTATGTCATTGGTAGGAAAGGTTCCGCTATGTCGAGCTATAACCCCAAGCGTATTCAATACCAGCTTCAAGAATTGAAGATGGTTGATAGTCTACTTTCGGACTGGTATTTGGATAGTTTTGATCTTGATCAAACAATTAAGGCACGAATCTTAATGAGTAATATTTATAATATATCCAAACAAAATACTCAATTCAGTTCAAAGGTGGAATATGTAAAAGATATTTGTGAAAATAAAGACATTAAATCATTTATTCATACAGAAGAAAATGATTTGAAACCGTTCATAAATTATTTACTAAAACAAAAAAGGTATTCTACTGTTCTGTTTCTTAAAATGGTTCAAGCATTGGTTAAAAGGAGTTAA